The following coding sequences are from one Streptomyces angustmyceticus window:
- a CDS encoding pyridoxamine 5'-phosphate oxidase family protein — MADTQRRGRRIMMTRGELDAFLAGQRTCRVATVGADGAPHVGALWFVWDGAALWLYSITRSKRWAQLRKDPRIAVVVDDGHEYGELRGAELTGRADFVGEAPRTGEPCPGLDAPERLFAEKYFGISEMPHDGRHAWLRLTPESVASWDFRKIPG; from the coding sequence ATGGCCGACACACAGCGGCGCGGGCGCCGGATCATGATGACGCGGGGCGAGCTCGACGCGTTCCTCGCGGGGCAGCGCACCTGCCGGGTCGCGACGGTCGGCGCCGACGGGGCACCGCACGTCGGGGCGCTCTGGTTCGTCTGGGACGGCGCGGCGCTGTGGCTGTACTCGATCACCCGCAGCAAGCGGTGGGCACAACTGCGCAAGGATCCGCGGATCGCGGTGGTCGTCGACGACGGGCACGAGTACGGCGAGCTGCGCGGCGCGGAGCTCACGGGCCGCGCGGACTTCGTCGGCGAGGCGCCGCGCACCGGCGAACCGTGCCCCGGGCTCGACGCCCCGGAGCGGCTCTTCGCGGAGAAGTACTTCGGCATCTCCGAAATGCCGCACGACGGCCGCCATGCGTGGCTGCGCCTGACGCCGGAATCGGTCGCCTCCTGGGACTTCCGCAAGATCCCGGGGTGA
- a CDS encoding aminotransferase class I/II-fold pyridoxal phosphate-dependent enzyme encodes MLGEYRIEGRRASEIAASVERAVGAGELQPGEVLPPLRELAVYLEVNPNTVAAAYRTLRDRGVIETAGRRGSRVRPRPASTPREALRVEVPPGVRDASGGNPDPSLLPPLERALAHAAARSAQRPVLYGTPAVDDDLAALARAAFDDDGVPAGPVAVTSGALDAIERVLAAHLRPGDTVAVEDPGWGSLLDLIPALGLRPAPVGVDDEGPLPESLARALQDGARAVVVTDRAQNPTGAAVSRTRATELRTLLAAHPGALLIEDDHGHGIVDLPLHPLSGVTDHWVLVRSTAKAYGPDLRLAVLTGDALTIDRVRGRQGLGPGWVSHLLQDAVVHLWRTSAVDPEAVAGAYGRRRDGLIRALAERGVRARGRSGMNVWVPVPDETGAVARLLHSGWAVAPGARFRMASPPGIRITVSALSDDDIAPVAGAVAAATGVGETRRYE; translated from the coding sequence GTGCTAGGAGAGTATCGGATCGAAGGGCGGCGCGCATCGGAGATTGCCGCCAGTGTCGAGCGAGCCGTCGGTGCGGGTGAGCTCCAACCGGGCGAAGTCCTGCCCCCGCTGAGGGAGTTGGCGGTCTATCTCGAAGTCAATCCGAATACGGTCGCGGCCGCCTACCGCACGCTCCGCGATCGCGGGGTGATCGAAACGGCGGGCCGGCGCGGCAGCCGGGTGCGTCCCCGCCCGGCCAGTACCCCGCGCGAGGCGCTGCGAGTGGAGGTCCCGCCGGGCGTCCGCGACGCCTCGGGCGGAAACCCCGACCCGTCCCTGCTGCCCCCGCTCGAACGGGCGCTGGCACACGCCGCGGCGCGCAGCGCGCAGCGCCCCGTGCTCTACGGCACGCCCGCCGTGGACGACGACCTCGCAGCCCTCGCTCGCGCGGCGTTCGACGACGACGGCGTGCCGGCCGGACCGGTCGCCGTCACCAGCGGCGCGCTGGACGCCATCGAGCGGGTGCTGGCCGCCCATCTGCGGCCCGGCGACACCGTGGCGGTGGAGGACCCGGGGTGGGGCAGCCTGCTCGACCTCATCCCGGCACTCGGCCTGCGCCCCGCCCCGGTCGGGGTCGACGACGAAGGCCCGCTGCCGGAGTCGCTGGCGCGCGCGCTCCAGGACGGCGCCCGCGCCGTCGTCGTCACCGACCGGGCCCAGAACCCCACCGGGGCCGCCGTCAGCCGCACCCGCGCCACCGAACTCCGCACCCTCCTGGCCGCGCACCCCGGCGCCCTCCTGATCGAGGACGACCACGGCCACGGCATCGTCGACCTTCCGCTCCATCCGCTCTCCGGCGTCACCGACCACTGGGTCCTGGTCCGCTCGACGGCCAAGGCGTACGGCCCGGATCTGCGCCTGGCGGTGCTCACCGGAGACGCGCTGACCATCGACCGGGTGCGGGGCCGTCAGGGTCTGGGGCCGGGCTGGGTCAGTCATCTCCTCCAGGACGCGGTCGTCCACCTCTGGCGGACGTCCGCGGTGGACCCGGAAGCGGTGGCCGGGGCGTACGGGCGTCGGCGGGACGGGCTGATACGGGCACTGGCGGAGCGCGGGGTCCGTGCCCGGGGCCGCAGCGGCATGAATGTCTGGGTGCCGGTCCCGGACGAGACCGGCGCGGTGGCCCGACTCCTGCACTCCGGCTGGGCGGTGGCCCCCGGCGCCCGCTTCCGGATGGCCTCCCCGCCCGGCATCCGCATCACCGTCTCCGCCCTCTCCGACGACGACATCGCCCCGGTGGCGGGCGCCGTTGCCGCGGCCACGGGGGTGGGGGAGACGCGGCGGTATGAGTGA
- a CDS encoding cysteine hydrolase — MSSGAARLVEQLDPASTVLLTVECQRGVVGPDSALPELADAARTSGALANVARLVAAAHDAGVQVLHAVAERRPDGRGASRNARLFRAAERLPVQQLTGSTAVRIADPIPVWGDDLVVRRLHGLSPLAGTDVDALLRNFGCRTLVVTGVSANVAVPNAVFDAVNLGYAAVVPADAIAGVPADYVPAMVRNTLALVATVTTADDVLATWRLPRRGR; from the coding sequence ATGTCTTCGGGTGCCGCACGGCTCGTCGAGCAACTGGATCCGGCCTCGACGGTGTTGCTCACCGTCGAGTGCCAGCGCGGCGTGGTCGGTCCGGACAGCGCGCTGCCCGAACTGGCGGACGCGGCCCGTACGTCGGGGGCGCTGGCGAATGTTGCCCGGCTGGTGGCGGCCGCCCACGACGCCGGCGTCCAGGTGCTGCACGCCGTGGCCGAACGGCGGCCCGACGGCCGCGGAGCCAGCCGTAACGCCCGCCTCTTCCGGGCCGCCGAACGGCTGCCCGTCCAGCAGCTCACCGGGTCCACGGCGGTACGCATCGCCGACCCGATACCCGTCTGGGGCGACGACCTGGTGGTGCGCAGGCTGCACGGCCTCTCGCCCCTCGCCGGCACCGACGTGGACGCGCTGCTGCGCAATTTCGGGTGCCGCACGCTCGTCGTCACCGGGGTGTCGGCGAATGTGGCCGTCCCCAATGCCGTGTTCGACGCGGTCAATCTCGGTTACGCGGCCGTGGTGCCCGCGGACGCCATCGCCGGGGTGCCTGCCGACTACGTTCCCGCGATGGTCCGCAACACCCTTGCCCTGGTCGCCACCGTCACCACCGCGGACGACGTCCTGGCGACCTGGAGGCTGCCGAGGCGGGGCCGCTGA
- a CDS encoding acyl-CoA synthetase, translating to MNVLFPALRDASPAPALRFGDRTLSYRQLASVAGALAERIAGETRVALWATPTLETSVGVVAALLAGVAVVPVNPRIGESELTHIVTDSTPSLVLAEPDADLPEPLAALRRVDIEAAQPPEDAVPAPPAYEAGDEAPALIVYTSGTTGPPKGVVLPRRALAHTLDALEDAWQWTADDVLVHALPLFHVHGLILGILGPLRRGGSVHHLGRFSTDAVARALTGDGTMLFGVPTMYHRLAVEAGRDPALAKALSRARLLVSGSAALPLTDHEKIAAASGRRVIERYGMTETLMNTSVRADGPDATGTVGVPLPGVYVRLVDDAGRAIEENDGETVGEIQVRGPNLFVEYLNRPDATAAAFDGGWFRTGDMAVRDAAGNYRIVGRKATDLIKSGGYKIGAGEIENALLAHPGVAEAAVTGAPDEDLGERIVAWIVLETGPDAGPAPSAQELADHVAGQLAPHKRPRTVHFLDALPRNDMGKILKRELHA from the coding sequence GTGAACGTGCTCTTCCCCGCGCTGCGCGACGCCTCGCCCGCACCCGCGCTGCGCTTCGGTGACCGCACCCTCAGCTATCGCCAATTGGCGTCGGTGGCGGGCGCGCTCGCCGAGCGGATCGCCGGTGAGACCCGTGTCGCGCTGTGGGCGACGCCGACGCTGGAGACCTCGGTCGGTGTGGTGGCCGCGCTGCTCGCCGGAGTGGCCGTGGTGCCGGTGAATCCGAGGATCGGGGAGAGCGAGCTGACGCACATCGTGACGGACAGCACGCCGTCGCTCGTCCTGGCGGAACCGGACGCCGACCTGCCGGAGCCACTGGCCGCGCTGCGCCGCGTCGACATCGAGGCGGCGCAGCCACCGGAGGACGCCGTACCGGCCCCGCCGGCGTACGAAGCGGGCGACGAGGCGCCGGCCCTGATCGTCTACACCTCCGGCACGACGGGGCCGCCCAAGGGCGTCGTCCTCCCCCGGCGCGCCCTCGCGCACACCCTTGACGCCCTGGAGGACGCCTGGCAGTGGACCGCCGACGACGTCCTCGTCCACGCCCTGCCGCTCTTCCACGTCCACGGCCTGATCCTCGGCATCCTCGGACCGCTGCGCCGCGGCGGCAGCGTGCACCACCTGGGCCGCTTCAGCACCGACGCGGTGGCCCGCGCGCTCACTGGGGACGGCACGATGCTGTTCGGGGTGCCCACGATGTACCACCGCCTGGCCGTCGAGGCGGGCCGGGACCCCGCGCTCGCCAAGGCGCTCTCCCGCGCCCGTCTGCTGGTCTCCGGCTCGGCCGCGCTACCGCTGACGGATCACGAGAAGATCGCGGCGGCCTCCGGCCGACGGGTGATCGAGCGCTACGGCATGACGGAAACCCTCATGAACACCAGCGTGCGGGCGGACGGCCCCGACGCCACGGGCACGGTCGGGGTGCCGCTGCCAGGGGTGTACGTCCGGCTCGTCGACGACGCGGGCCGGGCCATCGAGGAGAACGACGGCGAGACGGTCGGCGAGATCCAGGTCCGCGGCCCGAACCTCTTCGTCGAGTACCTCAATCGCCCAGACGCCACCGCCGCCGCCTTCGACGGGGGGTGGTTCCGCACCGGCGACATGGCTGTCCGGGACGCCGCCGGCAACTACCGCATCGTGGGCCGCAAGGCCACCGACCTGATCAAGAGCGGCGGCTACAAGATCGGCGCCGGCGAGATCGAGAATGCGCTGCTGGCCCACCCCGGGGTCGCCGAGGCGGCCGTCACCGGCGCTCCCGACGAGGATCTCGGCGAGCGGATCGTCGCCTGGATCGTCCTGGAGACCGGTCCGGACGCGGGCCCGGCCCCCTCCGCCCAGGAACTCGCCGATCACGTCGCCGGCCAGCTCGCCCCGCACAAGCGCCCCCGCACGGTCCATTTCCTGGACGCCCTGCCGCGCAATGACATGGGCAAGATCCTGAAGCGTGAGCTCCATGCGTAA
- a CDS encoding DMT family transporter gives MSTTTGTPTASAASAATANSPATTVRTITNEHGSTAARTSPRSEVAPASSRPGDASASCGTAVASAPSPPGTASGSSRSDAPLATSAPGTGTAKATGRTIGWRLRFAALSLVWGFSFLFIKVGTEGFAPLQVTLGRVAFGALVLLAIVVIKRERLPRAPRTWAHLTVAAFFLNALPFSLFAYAELTIPSTLAGICNATSPLWGMALSVVALSEDRPTRRRVAGLGLGFLGVLTVLGAWQGFAGTDLTGTAMALGASLSYAVGWIYVRRTLAGVPHSHLSMSSAQLLLATAQLAVVTPLFTTAPTHYPVIPLLAVFALGALGTGFAFLIQYGLVAEIGPTTAQMVTYFIPVIATAAGVALLHEQLSWNTPVGALIVLAGAALTQSRPRPSTPPLPQPGPTTD, from the coding sequence ATGAGCACCACCACCGGCACCCCCACCGCCTCTGCCGCCTCTGCCGCCACCGCGAACTCTCCGGCCACAACCGTGCGCACGATCACGAACGAGCACGGCTCGACGGCCGCGCGCACCTCGCCCCGTAGCGAGGTCGCGCCCGCATCGTCCCGTCCGGGCGACGCCTCCGCCTCGTGCGGCACAGCTGTCGCTTCCGCGCCCTCCCCTCCCGGCACGGCGTCCGGCTCGTCCCGCTCGGACGCCCCGCTCGCCACCTCCGCCCCCGGCACCGGGACCGCCAAGGCCACCGGACGGACCATCGGCTGGCGACTCCGCTTCGCCGCCCTTTCCCTCGTCTGGGGTTTCAGCTTCCTCTTCATCAAGGTGGGCACCGAGGGATTCGCCCCACTGCAGGTGACGCTCGGCCGGGTGGCGTTCGGCGCACTGGTGCTGCTGGCCATAGTCGTGATCAAGCGAGAGCGGCTACCCCGTGCTCCCCGCACCTGGGCTCATCTCACCGTTGCCGCGTTCTTCCTCAATGCGCTGCCGTTCTCGCTCTTCGCCTACGCCGAACTGACCATCCCCTCCACACTGGCCGGCATCTGCAACGCCACCTCCCCGCTGTGGGGCATGGCTCTCTCGGTCGTCGCGCTCTCCGAGGACCGTCCCACCCGGCGCAGGGTCGCGGGGCTGGGCCTCGGATTCCTGGGCGTGCTCACGGTGCTCGGCGCCTGGCAGGGTTTCGCCGGCACGGATCTGACGGGCACCGCGATGGCGCTGGGCGCCTCGCTCAGCTACGCCGTCGGCTGGATCTACGTCCGCCGCACCCTGGCGGGCGTCCCGCACTCCCACCTGTCGATGTCCAGCGCCCAGCTGCTCCTGGCCACCGCCCAACTGGCCGTGGTGACACCCCTGTTCACCACCGCACCGACCCACTACCCGGTCATCCCGCTGCTCGCCGTCTTCGCCCTCGGCGCCCTGGGCACCGGCTTCGCCTTCCTCATCCAGTACGGGCTGGTCGCCGAGATCGGCCCCACCACCGCCCAGATGGTCACGTACTTCATTCCCGTGATCGCCACCGCGGCCGGAGTGGCCCTTCTCCACGAACAGCTCAGCTGGAACACCCCCGTCGGCGCCCTCATCGTCCTGGCCGGCGCCGCCCTCACCCAGAGCAGGCCCCGCCCGAGCACCCCGCCACTCCCCCAGCCCGGCCCGACCACCGACTGA
- a CDS encoding Rieske (2Fe-2S) protein produces MTATEETGRAPAERGTARRTVVAAVGAAGLTAALAACGGDMADAGSGDSKAAGGGDQAGSSGASGGGDGSAGGGAAGGGTILAKTSEIPKGGGKIFKADKVVVTQPQDGDIKAFSAICTHAGCVVGEVSGGTINCMCHGSKFDITDGSVKKGPATKGLAPAKVNVKGGSVSLG; encoded by the coding sequence ATGACGGCTACGGAGGAGACCGGCCGGGCTCCGGCAGAGCGCGGGACGGCGCGGCGGACCGTCGTGGCGGCGGTCGGCGCGGCCGGCCTGACGGCGGCGCTCGCGGCCTGCGGAGGCGACATGGCGGACGCGGGGAGCGGCGATTCCAAGGCCGCCGGTGGTGGCGATCAGGCCGGCAGCTCGGGGGCAAGCGGTGGGGGCGACGGCTCGGCCGGTGGCGGCGCCGCCGGCGGGGGAACCATCCTCGCCAAGACCTCGGAGATCCCCAAGGGCGGCGGCAAGATCTTCAAGGCCGACAAGGTCGTCGTCACCCAGCCGCAGGACGGCGACATCAAGGCGTTCTCCGCCATCTGCACCCACGCGGGCTGCGTCGTCGGCGAGGTCTCCGGCGGCACCATCAATTGCATGTGCCACGGCAGCAAGTTCGACATCACCGACGGCAGCGTGAAGAAGGGCCCCGCCACCAAGGGGCTGGCACCCGCCAAGGTGAACGTCAAGGGCGGTTCGGTCTCTCTCGGCTGA
- a CDS encoding LysR family transcriptional regulator, translated as MLNLDRLRTLSAIARHGSVGAAADGLHVTTSAVSQQIAKLERETGQQLLAKNGRGVRLTDAGRLLADHAARILSQVELAQAELEAHRGQAVGELRMSAFPTAARGLFPAALVTLRAEHPQLRARLTEREPDDSVRGVVRGDFDLAVVLDWYNRPLSLPEGLAKAPLLDDPADVAMPSTHPLAGRRSVELDEFADDEWISWPQGEFCQDWLMFTLRGKGVEPRIAHMAEEHHTQLALIAAGLGVAVAPRLGRGPVPDGVSVVPVRHTMRRHVYAIWRADADRRPSIRAAVGALRAAGKLVEGS; from the coding sequence ATGTTGAACCTTGATCGCCTGCGGACGCTGAGTGCGATTGCCCGGCACGGATCGGTAGGCGCCGCCGCCGACGGACTGCATGTGACGACTTCCGCCGTCTCGCAGCAGATCGCCAAGCTGGAGCGGGAGACCGGACAGCAACTGCTGGCGAAGAACGGGCGCGGGGTCCGGCTCACCGACGCCGGACGGCTGCTCGCCGACCACGCGGCGCGCATCCTCTCCCAGGTCGAGCTGGCACAGGCCGAACTGGAAGCGCATCGCGGGCAGGCGGTGGGCGAGCTGCGGATGAGCGCGTTTCCCACCGCGGCACGGGGACTCTTCCCGGCCGCGCTGGTCACGCTCCGTGCCGAGCACCCCCAGCTGCGGGCGCGGCTGACGGAGAGGGAACCGGACGATTCGGTACGCGGCGTGGTGCGCGGCGATTTCGATCTGGCCGTCGTCCTGGACTGGTACAACCGGCCGTTGTCCCTCCCCGAAGGGCTGGCGAAGGCCCCGCTCCTGGATGATCCGGCCGATGTGGCGATGCCGTCCACACATCCGCTCGCCGGGCGACGCTCCGTGGAGCTGGACGAATTCGCGGACGATGAGTGGATCTCCTGGCCGCAGGGGGAGTTCTGCCAGGACTGGCTGATGTTCACCCTGCGCGGCAAGGGCGTGGAGCCGCGCATCGCGCATATGGCGGAGGAGCACCACACCCAGCTGGCCCTGATCGCGGCCGGATTGGGCGTGGCGGTGGCTCCGCGCCTCGGCCGTGGGCCGGTGCCGGACGGAGTGAGCGTGGTGCCCGTCCGGCACACGATGCGCCGCCACGTCTACGCCATCTGGCGCGCCGACGCCGACCGCAGGCCCTCGATCCGTGCCGCGGTGGGGGCGCTCCGCGCGGCCGGGAAGCTCGTGGAGGGCTCCTGA
- a CDS encoding GNAT family N-acetyltransferase codes for MKIVVDDLSGPRIAEFLDEHVREMRSITPLESKHALDLDALRGPGVTFWSVMDDDTVVGCGAVKRLDTVHAELKSMRAAPARTRSGIASLLLHHILAETRRMGFTRLSLETGADEFFLPARKLYEKFGFAYCAPFATYRPDPNSAFMTRKL; via the coding sequence GTGAAGATCGTGGTCGATGACCTCTCCGGCCCGCGGATCGCCGAGTTCCTCGACGAGCATGTGCGCGAGATGCGGTCCATCACCCCGCTGGAGAGCAAACACGCCCTCGATCTCGACGCGCTTCGCGGACCTGGGGTCACGTTCTGGTCGGTCATGGACGACGACACCGTGGTGGGCTGCGGCGCGGTCAAGAGGCTGGACACCGTCCACGCCGAGCTGAAGTCGATGCGCGCGGCACCGGCACGCACGCGGAGCGGCATCGCGTCCCTCCTGCTGCACCACATCCTCGCCGAGACCCGGCGCATGGGCTTCACCCGCCTCAGTCTCGAAACCGGCGCGGACGAGTTCTTCCTGCCCGCCAGGAAGCTCTATGAGAAGTTCGGCTTCGCGTACTGCGCCCCCTTCGCGACCTACCGCCCCGACCCGAACAGCGCGTTCATGACGAGAAAGCTCTAG
- a CDS encoding carboxyl transferase domain-containing protein encodes MRNGDKDPAGGGGGDGNTARGANGSGDGNTAARGNANGDGDGNAAATLPCARLTARQAIAAVADAYTETTVPTGRTATAETPTPTPTPTPTPTPTPTPTPTPTPTPTTASPPDGPLGWHGYDDARARARARTGEDESVVTALATIGGREAVVLSFEFRYLGGSLGERTGDRLEAAYTLARERGLPVVSLIATGGSRMQEGMRALTQLQRVARQSALNRAAGLPQIAVLRDPTTGGGWATLGAAADVILALPGAQIGFAGSRVRPPDADPFAYSAEGQLATGHIDAVVPPDRLRGTLQRWLRLLCPPEEARTRTVEPAPPPSALGVPGLPETGWDAVVRARESGRPRAEAYLRAYFDDREEISGDRCGGVDPGIRCGFGHREGRTIAFAAQCGTATRPAGFRTAARLVRLADRLRIPVLTLVDTPGAANDAAAERAGAGAAIADAFAALATAEVPVTSLLIGEGGSGGALALAAPDRLWATPDSYFSVIAPELAAAILKRDEAQVHDTADQLRIRPQDLLELGVIQGIVPPP; translated from the coding sequence ATGCGTAACGGCGACAAGGACCCGGCCGGGGGCGGAGGCGGGGACGGGAACACCGCCAGGGGCGCGAACGGTTCCGGGGACGGGAACACCGCCGCACGCGGAAACGCGAACGGGGACGGGGACGGGAACGCTGCCGCCACACTCCCGTGCGCTCGCCTGACAGCACGTCAAGCCATCGCGGCGGTCGCGGATGCGTACACCGAGACCACCGTCCCCACCGGCCGTACGGCGACGGCGGAGACGCCCACGCCCACGCCCACGCCCACGCCCACGCCCACGCCCACGCCCACGCCCACGCCCACGCCCACGCCCACGCCCACAACAGCGTCCCCACCGGACGGCCCCCTCGGCTGGCACGGTTACGACGACGCGCGGGCCCGTGCCCGCGCACGGACCGGCGAGGACGAGTCGGTGGTCACCGCCCTCGCGACGATAGGCGGCAGGGAAGCGGTCGTGCTCTCCTTCGAGTTCCGCTATCTGGGCGGCTCACTCGGCGAGCGCACCGGCGACCGCCTGGAGGCCGCCTACACCCTCGCCCGCGAGCGCGGCCTGCCGGTCGTTTCACTGATCGCCACGGGCGGCAGCCGCATGCAGGAGGGAATGCGCGCGCTCACCCAACTCCAGCGGGTGGCACGGCAGTCGGCGCTGAACCGCGCCGCGGGCCTGCCGCAGATCGCCGTGCTGCGCGATCCGACCACCGGCGGCGGCTGGGCCACTCTCGGCGCCGCCGCCGATGTGATCCTCGCGCTTCCCGGGGCACAGATCGGTTTCGCGGGCTCACGCGTGCGCCCCCCGGACGCCGATCCCTTCGCCTACTCCGCCGAGGGCCAACTCGCCACCGGCCACATCGACGCCGTCGTCCCGCCCGACCGACTGCGGGGCACGCTCCAGCGGTGGCTGCGACTGCTGTGCCCGCCCGAGGAAGCCCGCACCCGTACCGTGGAGCCGGCACCCCCGCCGTCCGCACTCGGCGTGCCCGGACTGCCCGAGACCGGCTGGGATGCGGTGGTCCGGGCCCGCGAGTCCGGGCGGCCGCGCGCCGAGGCGTATCTGCGGGCGTACTTCGACGACCGGGAGGAGATCAGCGGCGACCGCTGCGGCGGCGTCGACCCCGGGATACGCTGCGGTTTCGGCCACCGCGAGGGGCGCACGATCGCCTTCGCCGCCCAGTGCGGCACGGCCACCCGCCCGGCCGGCTTCCGTACCGCCGCGCGACTGGTCCGGCTCGCCGACCGGCTGCGGATACCGGTGCTCACCCTCGTGGACACCCCGGGCGCCGCCAACGACGCCGCGGCCGAACGCGCCGGCGCGGGGGCGGCCATCGCCGATGCCTTCGCGGCGCTCGCCACCGCCGAGGTGCCGGTCACCTCCCTGCTCATCGGCGAGGGCGGTTCGGGCGGTGCCCTGGCCCTGGCCGCACCGGACCGGCTGTGGGCGACCCCGGACAGCTACTTCTCCGTGATCGCCCCGGAGCTGGCCGCGGCCATCCTCAAACGCGACGAGGCGCAGGTCCACGACACCGCCGACCAACTCCGCATCCGCCCGCAGGACTTGCTGGAGCTGGGCGTCATCCAGGGCATCGTCCCACCGCCCTGA